In Ferroplasma sp., a single window of DNA contains:
- a CDS encoding MFS transporter translates to MKHNEFQSGCTDNRWFIGYVFSNLAAGLTTPLIPLFIVFYLKSNVEFVGIVSAISSLASVPALIMWGNLSDKVKRRKIFIIIGFMGSFLSLLMVLFVHNMPSYISMLIMFQILAMASVPVSTLLILENSEQSAWPKVMGKFNSYSAVGTVIGLGVGVVILTLFSGIGDILMPYLYVIAAWFYLIAGVISIIVLKEPKQEIKREKIGYLFALHVIERVRYFPTHLVHIPGKENKIKIPGHLKLYLITTLILMMGFQLFFIPYPVFVIKKMNASENDIYIMYLLNSLFSAATFIPAGKYINYIGSNRMLSISTSIRVILFLSMGILSFFVFDTVGYLLFFILMYGIFGGIWSFIGISEVTSISNMATSTIRGKVIGYYNSLNGVGQILGAGLSGFIAYDISYSFDFILAAIIVLAGLMIIVYSKPPDIQYSQKKTVRIQS, encoded by the coding sequence ATGAAACATAACGAATTTCAAAGTGGTTGCACGGACAATAGATGGTTTATAGGCTATGTTTTTTCAAATCTTGCAGCAGGGCTTACCACGCCACTGATCCCATTATTCATAGTATTTTATCTGAAAAGCAATGTAGAATTTGTTGGGATTGTATCTGCCATATCCTCACTGGCATCCGTGCCTGCACTTATAATGTGGGGAAACCTATCAGATAAAGTCAAAAGAAGAAAAATATTTATTATAATAGGATTCATGGGATCTTTTCTTTCTCTACTAATGGTGCTTTTTGTACACAACATGCCATCCTATATATCCATGCTAATAATGTTTCAGATTCTTGCAATGGCCAGTGTACCCGTTTCAACACTGCTAATCCTTGAAAATTCTGAGCAATCGGCTTGGCCAAAGGTTATGGGAAAATTCAACAGCTACAGTGCCGTAGGAACAGTAATAGGGCTTGGAGTGGGTGTGGTGATACTGACTCTGTTCAGTGGAATAGGGGATATTCTGATGCCATATCTTTATGTTATTGCCGCCTGGTTTTACCTGATTGCCGGGGTTATCTCCATAATAGTCCTGAAAGAGCCAAAACAGGAAATAAAGAGGGAGAAAATAGGCTACCTGTTTGCCCTCCATGTAATAGAGAGGGTACGTTATTTTCCAACCCATCTTGTCCATATACCGGGAAAGGAAAACAAAATAAAAATACCGGGCCACCTGAAACTGTATTTAATTACCACGCTCATCTTAATGATGGGATTTCAGTTATTTTTCATTCCATATCCAGTGTTTGTTATCAAAAAAATGAATGCTAGCGAGAATGACATATATATTATGTACCTGCTCAACAGCCTCTTCTCTGCAGCAACATTCATACCCGCAGGCAAATATATCAATTATATAGGTTCAAATAGAATGCTTTCTATTTCCACCTCCATAAGGGTTATACTGTTTCTTTCAATGGGGATATTATCATTTTTTGTATTTGATACAGTGGGATACCTTCTGTTTTTTATATTAATGTATGGTATCTTCGGAGGCATATGGAGCTTCATAGGAATAAGTGAGGTCACCAGCATTTCAAATATGGCCACGTCTACAATAAGGGGAAAGGTTATAGGATATTACAACTCACTCAATGGTGTTGGCCAGATACTTGGTGCAGGGCTTTCAGGTTTCATTGCGTACGATATAAGCTATTCATTTGATTTTATACTGGCTGCTATTATTGTACTAGCAGGGTTAATGATTATTGTTTATTCCAAACCTCCAGATATACAGTATTCCCAGAAAAAGACTGTAAGGATTCAGTCCTGA
- the rnhB gene encoding ribonuclease HII — MAKCGIDEAGRGPLIGPMVMAVVCGDSSELERIGVADSKKLSPKRRELIYKELSGFVQNHVIIPPAEIDRYVRDKKLNVMEEHYALNLVSSLPADSVVYVDSFDVDESRLESKLRSASGREIICRHHADDTYPQVSAASIVAKVIRDSEIEKLHDKFGNFGSGYPSDPRTVRFVENAIKDHVNIDSIVRHEWKTYKNMFNSKLRY, encoded by the coding sequence ATGGCAAAATGCGGAATAGATGAGGCCGGAAGGGGACCCCTGATAGGCCCGATGGTAATGGCTGTGGTCTGTGGTGATAGCAGTGAGCTAGAGCGTATTGGAGTTGCTGATTCAAAAAAATTGAGCCCGAAGAGGCGGGAACTCATTTATAAGGAACTTTCCGGATTCGTGCAGAACCATGTAATAATACCTCCGGCTGAAATTGATAGATATGTCAGGGACAAAAAATTAAATGTTATGGAAGAGCATTATGCTCTCAACCTCGTATCTTCGCTGCCTGCAGACTCCGTCGTATATGTAGATAGCTTTGACGTTGACGAATCCAGGCTGGAATCAAAATTACGGTCAGCTTCAGGAAGGGAAATAATATGCAGGCACCACGCAGACGACACCTACCCACAGGTTTCTGCTGCATCCATAGTGGCAAAAGTCATAAGGGACAGTGAAATAGAAAAACTGCATGATAAATTCGGAAATTTTGGATCTGGTTATCCTTCAGATCCCCGGACAGTACGTTTTGTGGAAAATGCAATTAAAGATCATGTAAATATAGACAGTATAGTTAGGCATGAGTGGAAAACATACAAAAATATGTTTAATAGTAAACTTAGATACTAA
- a CDS encoding ATP-dependent DNA helicase gives MEKFTPREWQDALISTVSENLEEKNKIAVEAPTGSGKTSFILYLALLTGKKLIYLTRTHNEFTRLYEDNEKYFHIPTLYMFGKNKLCPLKERWYDSEEDGQKNVCKGCPLKDKTVKLELKSIRSPEDFLSDMEEDSTELIRQDIASKALGRDTKGNLVAIKKENMKSYCPYYSVRASMVDAQIIAMTYNYLLNPSIRFNVFQGTDGEEMIHLDDYYIVFDEAHNLDSVIENFGRTLQIKTVEKAIDLLVKDFPIESYNSYERVQANLILENLLSNMSSTRGTENLKSFKFSNDFQSRISDLEPLKTFSDEFEKKNENRPLKKRSRNYLETVYNFLYDYQRMENGAIYSTINSTEKKELKLKLMYYDTSGYLSFLKPNPVIFMSGTLPSVDHISKVWNMEDVLYLKVDSIFSNAGGVKNYRIVEGYTTLGRYRDNVEEWALMLKKYMQFVIKKYSESEKSVLVAVPSYKIIFGDTYTKVPGLANFLPESMRSKSIFESKKISYSYIEKRATEGKIIIFSVHGGRLLEGIQLVSNGKSLISDVIIAGLPLIPLDDYRRDKIKYLEKTLKRNAYNLLYFEFALIKIKQAAGRSTRSPQDESNIWLCDDRFNDRFWRDNLLENNQH, from the coding sequence ATGGAAAAATTTACCCCCAGGGAATGGCAGGATGCCCTAATCAGCACAGTATCCGAAAACCTTGAGGAAAAAAATAAAATTGCAGTGGAAGCCCCAACCGGGTCAGGAAAAACCAGTTTCATACTTTATCTGGCATTACTTACTGGAAAAAAACTTATTTATCTTACCAGGACACATAATGAATTTACAAGGCTTTATGAGGACAATGAGAAATATTTCCATATACCAACACTGTATATGTTCGGGAAAAACAAATTGTGTCCTCTCAAGGAACGCTGGTACGACTCAGAGGAGGATGGTCAGAAGAACGTATGCAAGGGGTGCCCGCTCAAGGATAAAACCGTTAAACTGGAACTAAAGTCCATAAGGAGTCCGGAGGATTTTCTGTCAGATATGGAAGAGGATTCCACAGAGCTTATAAGGCAAGATATTGCTTCAAAGGCTCTGGGAAGAGATACAAAGGGAAACCTTGTCGCCATAAAGAAGGAAAATATGAAATCCTACTGTCCATATTATTCCGTACGGGCCAGCATGGTGGATGCCCAGATTATTGCCATGACATACAATTACCTGTTGAATCCATCCATACGTTTCAATGTATTTCAGGGCACTGATGGGGAAGAAATGATCCACCTTGATGATTATTATATAGTTTTTGACGAGGCACATAATCTGGATTCTGTGATTGAAAACTTTGGCAGAACCCTGCAGATAAAAACAGTTGAAAAGGCTATAGACCTCCTTGTAAAGGACTTCCCCATAGAAAGCTATAATTCATATGAGAGAGTCCAGGCTAACCTCATACTGGAAAACCTGCTTTCCAACATGAGCTCAACACGGGGGACAGAAAACCTGAAATCATTTAAATTTTCAAATGATTTTCAGTCCAGAATATCAGACCTGGAACCCTTGAAAACATTTAGTGATGAATTTGAGAAGAAAAACGAGAACCGGCCATTGAAAAAGAGGAGCAGGAATTATCTTGAGACTGTCTATAATTTCCTTTATGATTACCAGAGGATGGAGAACGGCGCCATATATTCCACGATTAATAGCACAGAGAAGAAAGAACTTAAATTAAAGCTCATGTATTATGATACCTCTGGCTATCTTTCCTTCTTAAAACCCAATCCGGTTATATTCATGTCCGGCACACTTCCATCGGTGGACCATATATCAAAGGTATGGAATATGGAGGACGTGCTGTACCTTAAGGTTGATAGTATATTCAGCAATGCAGGGGGTGTAAAGAACTACCGGATAGTTGAAGGATACACAACCCTCGGCCGTTACCGTGATAACGTAGAAGAATGGGCATTGATGCTGAAAAAATACATGCAGTTTGTTATAAAAAAATATTCTGAATCAGAAAAGAGCGTGCTTGTCGCCGTCCCATCATATAAAATAATTTTCGGTGATACCTATACAAAAGTTCCGGGCCTGGCAAATTTCCTTCCTGAGAGCATGCGATCAAAAAGCATATTTGAGAGCAAGAAAATTTCATATTCTTATATAGAGAAAAGGGCCACTGAGGGTAAGATTATCATATTCTCTGTTCATGGGGGCAGGCTTCTGGAGGGAATCCAGCTGGTAAGCAATGGAAAGAGCCTGATCAGCGATGTAATTATAGCCGGGCTTCCTCTGATACCGCTTGATGACTACAGAAGGGACAAGATAAAATACCTTGAAAAAACACTGAAAAGAAATGCATATAATTTGCTTTACTTTGAATTTGCACTCATAAAAATAAAGCAGGCAGCCGGACGGTCCACCCGGTCGCCACAGGACGAATCAAATATCTGGTTATGTGATGATAGGTTTAATGATAGGTTCTGGCGGGATAACCTGCTGGAGAATAATCAACATTAA
- a CDS encoding glycosyltransferase family 2 protein produces MNVTAVIPTINEEGTIGTVIDGLKQAVNGIEIIVVDTNSTDRTKEIAAARGAIVINESRKGYGRAYKTGLEHATGDLIVCMDGDNTYPTDIVRPLLDIIQMDAVDFISCDRMTLRTQHNYTSLHYIGNSVLNFTMRLLFKINLNDSQSGMWIFYREFYRKMGNLSYGMSFSEDIKIDAVRLGKLIEVPIKYGIRISKPKLKTWNDGFRNLFHLFIKRIQD; encoded by the coding sequence ATGAATGTCACCGCGGTTATCCCCACAATAAATGAAGAGGGCACAATAGGAACAGTGATAGATGGCCTGAAGCAGGCTGTAAATGGAATAGAAATAATTGTGGTGGATACCAATTCCACTGACAGGACAAAGGAGATAGCAGCTGCCAGGGGTGCCATTGTAATAAATGAGAGCAGGAAAGGATATGGACGTGCATATAAGACGGGCCTGGAACACGCAACCGGTGATCTTATAGTATGCATGGATGGTGACAACACTTATCCTACAGATATAGTCAGGCCTCTGCTGGATATAATTCAGATGGATGCTGTGGACTTTATATCCTGCGATCGCATGACACTCAGAACCCAGCATAATTACACATCTCTCCATTATATCGGAAACAGTGTACTTAACTTTACAATGAGGCTCCTGTTCAAGATAAACCTCAACGATTCCCAGAGTGGAATGTGGATTTTTTATAGAGAATTTTACAGGAAGATGGGTAATCTAAGTTATGGAATGTCATTTTCTGAGGATATAAAAATAGATGCTGTCAGGCTCGGAAAACTCATAGAAGTCCCAATTAAATACGGAATAAGGATAAGCAAACCAAAGTTAAAGACATGGAATGACGGTTTCAGAAATCTTTTTCATTTATTTATAAAGAGAATTCAGGACTGA